A genomic segment from Limosilactobacillus sp. encodes:
- a CDS encoding isoprenyl transferase — MFSSKKDVDQAQALDMNRIPAHIAIIMDGNGRWAQKRHLPRVAGHKQGMQTVKTVTMAASDLGVKVLSLYAFSTENWKRPSSEVNYLMQLPIRFFSTFVPDLVKHNVRVMVMGDTTRLPEATQKAVNDAIKDTADCDGMVLNFALNYGSRDEITRAVKQIAGEVQNGQLAPEDITEQTISDHLMSAPLGELADPDLLIRTSGEERISNFMLWQIGYSELEFVDEHWPDFDGDSLKRAIIDFQGRHRRFGGLVNQ; from the coding sequence TTGTTTTCCAGTAAGAAAGATGTCGACCAAGCGCAGGCGCTGGATATGAATCGCATCCCGGCTCACATTGCGATCATCATGGATGGTAACGGCCGGTGGGCGCAAAAACGGCACCTTCCCCGGGTGGCCGGCCATAAGCAGGGGATGCAGACCGTTAAGACGGTCACCATGGCCGCCAGTGACTTGGGCGTCAAGGTCCTGTCGCTTTACGCTTTTTCAACCGAAAATTGGAAGCGGCCCAGTTCCGAGGTTAACTACCTGATGCAGCTGCCGATCCGCTTTTTCTCTACCTTTGTTCCCGATCTGGTTAAGCACAACGTTCGGGTGATGGTGATGGGGGACACGACACGGTTACCCGAAGCAACGCAAAAAGCGGTCAACGACGCCATCAAGGATACGGCCGATTGTGATGGGATGGTGCTGAACTTTGCCCTCAACTACGGAAGTCGGGATGAAATTACCCGGGCGGTCAAGCAGATCGCGGGCGAAGTTCAAAACGGCCAGCTAGCCCCAGAAGACATTACGGAGCAAACAATCAGCGATCACTTGATGTCGGCACCGCTTGGTGAGCTGGCCGATCCAGACCTCTTGATTCGAACCAGTGGTGAGGAGCGGATCAGCAACTTCATGCTCTGGCAGATCGGTTACAGTGAGTTAGAATTTGTCGATGAGCACTGGCCGGACTTCGATGGTGATTCACTGAAGCGAGCCATCATCGACTTTCAGGGCCGTCACCGGCGTTTCGGTGGGCTCGTCAATCAATAA
- the frr gene encoding ribosome recycling factor yields MANGNEILKSAKDKMKKSGEALQRTLADIRAGQANASLLNSIKVEYYGAPTPLNQVASITIPEARQLLITPYDGSILEEIERAIYASNLGLTPQNDGTAIRLIIPQLTEDRRKELVKQVKAEMEKSKVAVRNVRREAMDDLKKGNKDGDFNDDVFHDLEKKVQDETDAGIKNLEDIAAAKEKELLEG; encoded by the coding sequence ATGGCTAATGGTAATGAAATTTTAAAGAGTGCTAAGGACAAGATGAAAAAGTCCGGGGAAGCTCTGCAGCGGACTCTGGCAGACATTCGGGCTGGCCAAGCCAACGCGAGCCTGTTGAACTCCATCAAGGTTGAATATTACGGGGCCCCGACGCCGCTGAACCAGGTGGCATCGATCACGATTCCGGAAGCCCGGCAATTGCTGATCACTCCGTACGACGGGAGCATCCTTGAAGAAATCGAACGGGCAATCTACGCTTCTAACCTGGGCCTGACGCCGCAAAACGACGGGACCGCCATCCGGCTGATCATCCCACAACTGACGGAGGACCGCCGGAAGGAACTGGTTAAGCAGGTCAAGGCTGAAATGGAAAAGTCCAAGGTGGCTGTTCGAAACGTCCGGCGTGAAGCCATGGACGACCTGAAGAAGGGGAACAAGGATGGCGACTTCAACGATGACGTCTTCCACGACCTCGAAAAGAAGGTTCAAGACGAAACCGATGCCGGCATTAAGAACCTGGAAGACATTGCTGCTGCCAAGGAAAAAGAACTGCTGGAAGGCTAA